In the Cloacibacillus sp. genome, TTTTTTCAAAACGTCGCGGTATCCGTCCGCGCCGTATTCGACAAATTTCTTGACGCGGCTGATGGTGGCGGTGCTTGCGCCCGTCGCCTGCACTATCTGGGGGTACGAAAGCCCTTTCAGAAGCAGGTGCGCCACCTGGAGGCGCTGCGAGAAGGCCTTTATCTCTGAAAAGGTGGCCACATCCTCAAGGAAACGGTAGGCTTCGTCACGGTCTGTTATCGCGACAATACAA is a window encoding:
- a CDS encoding YerC/YecD family TrpR-related protein, with product MSSQWKDEYTDQLCDCIVAITDRDEAYRFLEDVATFSEIKAFSQRLQVAHLLLKGLSYPQIVQATGASTATISRVKKFVEYGADGYRDVLKKLEMQQPLAAEPKAEPKKKRAQQTEN